CTGTGGGCATTGATGATTGGAGCTTTCCACGGTCGACCCCGTCGCCGACGACGACGAGCCGCACCGCACCGCTGCCAGCCAGACCCACAAGGCGGTCGACGTGCTTCTCGGGCGCCAACCGGCCGACAAAGCCGACGATCGGCTTGCCGTCCGGCGACCATCGTCGCCGGAGCGCCTCGTCGCGCGCCGATGGCGCGAACCGGAGCAGATCCACCCCGCGTCCCCACCGGTACACCCGTGGGATGCGCTGGGCAGCAAGCGATTCCATCGTCGCCGTGGAGGGCGCCAGGGTGCGGTCGGCAAGGCCGTGCAAGTGGCGGAACCACGCCCAGGCCGCCCGAGACGTCATCGGAATGCCGTAGCTTTCCGCGAAGCCCGGTACGTCGGTTTGATACACCGCCACCGTCGGCACGTCGAGATTGCGAGCAGCCCGCAACCCGCCGTAGCCGAGCAACGCCGGCGAGGCCAGGTGCACCACGTCGGGATCGAATCCGCGCAATACCCTGACCAATCGGGGCATGGGTACTCCCAGCGGCAGCGTGGTTATCTTCGGGAAGAATCGCGACGGCACCCGATGCACCCGAATACCGTCGTGCAGCCGCTCGGCACGGGGTTCGCCCGGCGGAGTATCGGGTGCGATGACGAGGGCTTCGTGGCCCGTTCGACGCAGATGCTCGAGCACCCGGACCACCGAGTTGCTGACGCCGTTGACATAGGGGAGAAACGACTCGGCGATGATGGCTACGCGCACGCCACCAAGGTGTCAGCGCAGGCTATCGGAAAGGTTGCCGGGGAGCATACTGGACACGAAATTTGCTGCTCAGGTGAGCTTTGTCACCCTGGCTTGGCGCGCCGGACCAGCCGCTTGTCGAGGATCGCCAGGCCCACCAGCGCGACCGACGCGGCCAGCCAGCCCACCACCGCGATGGACCCCGCCGGGATGATCGCCAACCCGGCGTTGCGGTGCTGTACCCGGACCAGGTTGGGATCCCTCTTGTTGTATTCGACGTAAATCCGCATACCGGTGGACAATTCGGACGGATACAGCACACCGAGCTCGGGCCGGTAGGTGACGCGTTCGGGCGTGACGAACTCGATGGTTGAGCGCCGCGGACCGGCGCTGAGCACCTCCGCCTGCGCGACGCCCATATTGCGTTCGATCGCCAGGTCGTTGCGCCAGGCACCGGCCACCAGCAGCACCGACTGCAGCGTGACCAGACCCGTCAGGATCAGAATGGTGATCCGCGCCCACCGCAACACGACCCGGGTCCGGGTGTCCGGCAGCTCGTCGCTGCTGCCGTGGATCAGCATGCGCAGCAACGCCTTCAGTGACTGCCCCAGCGGCGATATCACAGGGCGGCCTTGATGGATGCGTGCAACTGCCGCAACGAGGACCGATCCGCCTTGACCTCCAGCACACGCATGCCGCTACCGGGTTCGTCGAGGGCCGTTTGCAGCTGTTCGACCTCGATCTGCCGGCTCTCGACGTGGTACGCGCGGCACAACGCACCCACGTCGACGTCGTGCGGGGTTCCGAAGATGCGCGCCGACACGTCGGAGAACCGCGGGTCACCCTGCTCGAGGAGTTCGAAAATGCCGCCACCGTTGTCGTTGGACACCACGATCGTGAGCTGCCGCGGTGTCGGTTCGGTGGGGCCGATCAGCAGCCCGGAGCTGTCGTGCACGAACGTCAGATCGCCGATCAGCGCGATGGTGCGCCCCTCGTGGGCCAGCGCGGCCCCGATCGCGGTGGACACGGTGCCGTCGATACCGGCGACCCCACGGTTGGACCGGACCCGGATGCCGCGGGTGTTGCAACCGACCAGGGCGACGTCGCGCACCGGGTTCGATGCCCCGAGCACCAGTTGGTCGCCGGGCCGCAACGCGTCCGCGACTGCCGCGGCAACGTGCAGGCCGGTGGTCAGCGGGTGCGCCTTGAGTTGACCGTGCACCGCTTGGTTCGCGTGCCGGTTCATCTCCGCACAGCGACGCAGCCACGCCGGGCTCGGTGTCCCGGTGGCGACCGCCCGCGTCCCGGTGGCCTGCGAGTTGCCCGAGACGTCCGGCCAGCGCGGCCCGGTCGTCAGCGCGTACACCGGCACCTTGGGGTCTGCCAGCAGCGCCGATACCGGCCGGTGCAGTGTCGGGCGGCCGAGCATGATCACCTGCTGGGGCCGCAGCAGCGGCAGCGCCAGCGGGTGCAGCGGGTTGGCGGGTGCCGGCGCGGTCGGCTCGGCGACGGTCGGCAATGCCGCGAGGTTGGGATGAACACCCGCGCCGTGCCCGGCAATGACGACGGTGTCCGGCGACAGGTCGATGTCCACTGGCTGGTCGAAGGTAACCGGCGGCGTGTAGGTCCAGGGCAAACCGGCGGGCCGGCCCTGCGGGGTGACGGCACGTAATAATCCGGGGGGGTCGGGATCGGGCACCAGCGGCTCCCGCAGTGGGATGTCGAAGTGCACCGGACCCGCGTTGGCCGTGCGAGAACCGTTGGCCGCCACCAACACTCGGCAGGTGGCCGATCGCCAGGTCGCGTTGAACTCGGGCATCCGTTCGGGCGCGTCCTCGGCCAGGCCCAGGCTGATTGTGGCCCGAACTTGGGTGCCGAAATAGCCCAACTGCTCCATGGTTTGATTGGCGCCGGTGCCGAGCAACTCGTAGGGCCGGTTGGCCGAAAGCACGACCAGCGGCACCCGAGCGTAGTTGGCCTCCACCACCGCCGGGCCGAGGTTGGCTACCGCGGTGCCCGACGTCATCGCGACACACACCGGCGCCCCGGCCGCGATCGCCAGGCCGATGGCCAGATAGCCGGCGGTGCGTTCGTCGATGCGAACGTGCAACCGGATCCGGCCGGACCGGTCGGCGTCGGCCAACGCGAATGCCAGCGGCGCGTTGCGCGAACCGGGGCACAGCACCACGTCGCGGACGCCGCCCCGGATCAGCTCGTCAACGACGACGCGGGCCTGGGTCGTCGAGGGGTTCACCAGTACAGGGTGTCACAACTAGCCATCACGCCGACTGGCCGGCAAAGAACTTCAGCACCGCCGAGTTGACGGCCTCGGGCCGCTCGAAGAACCCGAGATGCCCGGCGTCGGGTATCTGCAAATAACGTCCGTTCGGCAGGGCGTCGGCGACTTCGCGTCCCAGGTACGGCGGCGTCACCACGTCGTCGGCGAAGCCGATCACCAACACCGGCGCCGCGATGTTGCGGTATGCGGGCAACCGGTTGGTCCGCGGCGCGACGTCCAGCTGGCAGCGCAAGCCCGGGGTGGGCTTGATCGGCCACATGTTGAACATCGCGATCCAGTCGGCGACCGCGGTGTCGTCGTTGAGGGTCTTGCGGGAAAAGTTTTCCAGCAAGCGAGCTTTCGCATCGTATGAGGTCGGCAGTTCGATCCCGGACTCGTAGAGATCGACTTCGGCCTGGTGGAAGAATTGGCGGGCGCGGTCGAGGCGGCCGCGGGTGGCCATCAGCACGGCCGAGCTGACCAGCTCGGGCCGGACCACCATGAGTTCCTGCGCGATGAAGGCGCCCATCGACACCCCGACGATGCGCGCAGGGGCGGCGTCCAGGGATTCGATCAGTGCGGCGGTGTCGGCGACCATGGTTTGCGTCGTGAAACCCTCGGCGTTTTCGGTGGCGCCGATCCCGCGATTGTCGAAGGTGATGCAGCGATATCCAGCCGCGAGGAACGCCGGGACCTGATGTGGGTGCCAGGTCCGTCCGGCGCCGCCGCGACCGGCGATGAAGACGACGGGCTCACCAGCCCCCTTGTCGTCATAAGCCAGGTTGATCACCCGAACGACGGTACAAGCAGCGGGTAGCAGGCCTTGACCCGGTCGATCCACCACTGCCGCCGCTGCGGCGGCGCGCCCAGCGCCTGCAGCCGCGCCGGGTCGGGTGTCACCGGTGCGACGGGCAGGGATCCGTCGACGGGGAGGGCAACGTCTGCCACGTCGTCCAAGAACAACCCGCCGGTGCCCAGCCCGCAGGCGTGACGGAGTTCCGGCAGCGCCGCGGCGGCGGTCAGGCCGGCCGCGATCCCGACGGCCGAATCCAGCGCACTCGATACCACGACCGGGACGTCGATCTGCGCGGCGACGTCGAGCAGAGCCGAAATCCCGCCCAGCGGGGCGACTTTCAGCACTGCGATATCCGCGGCCCCCGCACGGACCACGGCCAACGGATCGGAGGCCTTGCGGATGCTTTCGTCGGCGGCGATCGGCACATCGACTCGCCGGCGCAGCTCGGCGAGCTCGGCGACGGTGGCGCAGGGTTGTTCGAGGTACTCCAGCGGGCCGTCGGCCGTCAACGCGGCCGCCGCCCGCGTCGCCGCCTCCACGCTCCAACCGCCGTTGGCGTCCACCCGCACGGTTTCGACGAACTCGCGCACCGCGTTTACCCGGGCGACGTCGTCGGCCAGCGTCTGCCCCGGCTCGGCGACCTTCACCTTGGCGGTGCGCGCACCCGGAAAGCGGGCCAGCACCTCGGCGACCTGGGCGACGGCAACCGCCGGCACGGTGGCGTTGATCGGGACGCGGTCACGGTGCACCGGCGGCGGCTCGCCGTAGGCGGCCTCGATGCCGGACGCGAGCCAGTGCGCGGCCTCGTGCGGTCCGTATTCCACGAACGCGCCGAACTCCCCCCAACCCGCCGGCCCCTCGATCAGGGCGACTTCGCGGGTGGTGATGCCGCGGAAGCGCACCCGCATTGGCAGCGCCACGACGTGCAGGCGGTCCAGCAGGTCCGCACACTTAGGTGTCACCGGGCGTCACTGCCCCGTAGACCTGGCGGCCCGCCAGAAACGTCGCCCGCACGCCCAGATCGGCGATCCGCTCGGGCGCCACCGTCCGCGGATCGGCCGACAGCACCACCGCGTCGGCGTACTTGCCGACCTCGAGCGAGCCGACGACGTCGTCGGCGAACAGCCGCCAGGCGGCGCCGACGGTCTGCGCGCGGTGGCCTGCTCGACAACGCGGCCATGTCGGACCGGTCGCCGACGGCGACGATCCGGCCGCCGGCGACGGCGATGGCCTCGGCCGTGGGCCGCGCGTCGTCGACGGTGAGCACGCTTCCGGTGGCAACGAGATCAGCGGCGGCCATGGGCTGAAATCCTACTGATCAGCGCGGTGCGCAAGGGCGCGGCCGCCCCGAATTGCAACACGTTCTAGTCTTGCCCCATGAGTCGCGACGGCGACGAAGAAGGGAGAGCGATGAGGTGGGGGCATCACCCGCTTGCGGGGGAGAGCGCGCCATGACGCACGAGTTGTTGCGCAATCCGATCCATAACGGTCACCTGCTGGTGGGCGCGCTCAAGCGCCACAAGAACAAGCCGGTGCTGTTCCTCGGCGACATAACCCTGACGGGCGGTCAGCTGGCCGACCGGATCAGCCAGTACATCCAGGCGTTCGAGGCGCTGGGTGCGGGCACCGGCGTCGCGGTCGGTCTGCTGTCGCTCAACCGTCCCGAGGTGCTGATGATCATCGGCGCGGGGCAGGCCCGCGGCTACCGGCGCACCGCGCTGCATCCCCTCGGCTCGCTGGACGACCACGCCTATGTGCTGGCCGACGCCGGTATCAGCTCGCTGATCATCGACCCCAATCCGATGTTCGTTGAGCGCGCGCTGGGGCTGCTGGCGAAGGTGGACTCGCTCAAGCAGATCCTCACCATCGGTCCGGTGCCGGAAGCTTTGAAAGATGTGGCGGTGGACCTCTCGGCCGAGGCCGCGAAGTACGCGCCGCAGCCGCTGGTGGCCGCCGATCTGCCGCCGGAGCAGATCGTCGGCCTGACCTACACCGGCGGCACCACCGGCAAGCCCAAGGGCGTGATAGGCACCGCGCAGTCGATCGCCACCATGACGGCGATCCAGCTTGCCGAATGGGAGTGGCCGGAAAATCCGCGGTTCTTGATGTGCACACCGCTGTCGCACGCCGGCGCGGCGTTTTTCACACCCACCCTGATCAAGGGCGGCGAGATGATCGTCATGGCCAAGTTCGACCCGGCCGAGGTGCTGAGAATCATTGAAGAGCAACGTATTACGGCCACCATGCTGGTGCCGTCGATGCTGTACGCGCTGATGGACCACCCGGATTCGCACACCCGGGACCTGTCGTCGCTGCAGACCGTCTACTACGGCGCCTCGGCGATCAACCCGGTGCGGCTGGCCGAGGCGATCCGGCGGTTCGGCCCGATCTTCGCGCAGTACTACGGGCAATCCGAGGCGCCGATGGCGATCACCTATCTGGCCAAGGGCGATCACGACGAGAAGCGGCTGACCTCGTGTGGGCGCCCGACGCTGTTCGCCCGCGTCGCACTGCTGGGCGAGGACGGCAAGCCGGTGCCGCAGGGTGAGCCGGGCGAAATCTGTGTCAGCGGACCGTTATTGGCCGGGGGTTACTGGAACCTGCCGGACGCGACGGCCGAGACGTTTAGAGACGGCTGGCTGCACACCGGCGACATGGCGCGCGAGGACAAGGACGGCTTCTACTACATCGTCGACCGGGTCAAGGACATGATCGTCACCGGCGGCTTCAACGTGTTTCCCCGCGAGGTCGAGGACGTCGTCGCCGAGCATGCAGCGGTCGCGCAGGTGTGTGTGGTCGGGGCGCCGGACGAGAAGTGGGGGGAGGCGGTGACCGCTGTGGTGGTGCTGCGTGCCGACGCGGCCCGTGATGACGCCGCGATCGAGGCCATGACCGCCGAGATCCAGGCCGCGGTCAAGGAACGCAAGGGCTCGGTGCAGTCGCCCAAGCGGGTGGTGGTCGTCGACTCGCTGCCGCTGACCGGTCTGGGCAAGCCGGACAAGAAGGCCGTGCGTGCACAGTTCTGGGAGGGCGCCGGGCGCGCCGTGGGCTAACTTTCCTTGCGCGAGCAGACGCAGAAGCCCCCATTTCGTGCCGAAATGGGGGGCTTCTGCGTCTGCTCGGCACACTACTGTGGCAGGCATGGGCGAAGGTGAACGGATCAGGCCGCCGTGGTGGCTCAAACCGGCGAACAAGGTATTCATCCAGATGTCGCGCCTGGGCATGAGCTTCGGCGGTGAAAGCCCAGTCGTGTTGACCGTGCCGGGCCGCAAGTCCGGAACCCCCCGCTCGACGCCGGTGACGCCGATGACGGTGGACGGCAAGCGTTACCTCGTCGGCGGCTTCCCGGGTGCGGACTGGGTGCAAAACGTCCGGGCCGCGGGCCAAGTCACGCTGAGGCGTGGCCGCAAGAGCGAGCGCGTCCGGATGGTGGAACTGTCCGCCGAAGAGGCCAAGCCGCTGCTGCGGGTCTGGCCCAGCCAGGTACCCACCGGCGTCGGTTTCATGAGACGATCCGGGCTCGTCAAAGACGGCCGGCCCGAGGAGTTCGAGGCGCTGGCCGGACGGTGTGTGGTCTTTCGTTTCGAGCCGATCTAGTCCCCGAAATGAAAGTGCGGCGCTGCAAACCGTCCTGGATGATCGGCTGCGGTGACCTCACCGTCGACCAGGACGGAGTTCAAGAACCTTGAGCGACAACCCATTTAATGCACAAGCGTGGCGGCTCGTCGACGGATTCGACGATCTGACCGACATCACCTACCACCGCCATGTCACCGACCCCACGGTGCGGGTCGCGTTCGACCGCCCCGAGGTGCGCAACGCGTTTCGGCCGCACACCGTCGACGAGTTGTACCGCGCGCTCGATCACGCCCGGATGTCGCCCGACGTGGGCGTGGTGCTGCTGACCGGTAACGGGCCGTCGCCGAAGGACGGTGGCTGGGCGTTTTGCTCCGGCGGAGATCAGCGTATTCGCGGGCGCTCCGGCTACCAATACGCCTCCGGCGAGACCGCGGACACCATTGACGCCGCCCGCGCCGGCCGGCTGCACATCCTCGAGGTGCAGCGGCTGATCCGGTTCATGCCCAAGGTCGTCATCTGCTTGGTGAACGGGTGGGCCGCCGGCGGAGGGCATAGCCTGCACGTGGTGTGCGACCTCACCCTGGCCAGCCGCGAACACGCCCGTTTCAAGCAGACCGACGCCGACGTCGGCAGCTTCGACGGGGGTTACGGCAGCGCATATTTGGCGCGTCAGGTGGGCCAGAAGTTCGCCCGCGAAATCTTCTTCTTGGGTCGGCCGTATACCGCCGAGCAGATGCATCGGATGGGCGCGGTCAATGCGGTGGTCGAGCACGCGGAGCTGGAGGAGGTGGGCCTGGAGTGGGCGGCGGCCATCAACGCTAAATCGCCTCAGGCGCAACGGATGCTGAAGTTTGCGTTCAACCTGCTCGACGACGGTCTGGTGGGTCAGCAGCTGTTCGCCGGTGAGGCCACCCGGCTGGCGTACATGACCGACGAGGCCGTCGAGGGCCGTGACGCCTTCCTGCAGAAGCGACCCCCGGACTGGAGCCGGTTCCCGCGGTACTTCTGAGCGGCCGTATCACCGAGGCTGCAGTTGGCGCGCAGAAACGCGAGTGCAGGCCGCGCCAGTTACAGGCTCGGCGAACCAGGTGTGCGCGCGCCTAGACTCCCTGCGTGAGCAAGAGTCCACTGCGCCGGTTGACCGAGCAGATCGCGCTGGCCAGCATGCGACCGCCGATTTCGCCGCAAATCCTGGTCAACCGCCCCGCGATCAAGCCGGTCAACCTCGACGGGAAGCGCGTCCTGCTCACCGGCGCGTCGTCGGGCATCGGCGAGGCGGGCGCCGAGCGATTCGCCCGCCATGGCGCGACCGTGATCGCCGTCGCCCGCCGCCGGGATCTGCTGGACGCGGTGGCCGAGCGGATCACCACCGCCGGCGGCAAGGCCGTGTCGATGCCATGTGACCTCTCAGACATGGACGCCGTCGACGCGCTGGTCGCCGATGTCGAAAAGCGCGTCGGCGGGGTCGACATCCTGGTCAACAACGCCGGCCGATCCATCCGCCGACCGCTGGCCGAGTCGCTGGAACGCTGGCATGACGTCGAGCGGACCATGGTGCTCAACTACTACGCGCCGTTGCGGCTGATCCGCGGGCTCGGGCCCGGGATGCTCGCGCGCGGCGACGGCCACATCATCAACGTTGCGACCTGGGGCGTGCTGTCCGAGGCGTCACCGCTGTTCTCGGTATACAACGCGTCCAAGGCGGCACTGTCAGCGGTGAGCCGCAACATCGAAACCGAATGGGGCCGAAGGGGCGTGCATTCCACGACGCTGTACTACCCGCTGGTGGCGACCCCGATGATCGAACCGACGAAGGCCTACGATGGGATGCCCGCGCTGACGTCAGAAGAAGCCGCCGAGTGGATGGTCACCGCTGCCCGCACCCGACCGGTACGGATCGCACCGCGGATGGCGTTGGCGGCGAAGGCGCTGAACACCGTCGGCCCGCGCTGGGTCGACGCACTCGTGCAGCGGCGCCGGCGTGGAGACCCTCCGAAGCCGGCGCCCGGGGACGTGGTCGAGACGTGATAGACACGAGGCCATGGAGATTCTGGCCAGCCGGATGCTGCTGCGGCCGGTGGACTATGAGCGCTCGTTGCGCTTCTACCGCGACGAGATCGGGTTGGCGATAGCCCGTGAATACGGAGCAGGCACAGTATTTTTCGCCGGCCAGTCGCTGCTCGAACTGGCCGGCTATGTCACCGCGGGCTCACCGGACCACTCCCGGGGTCCCTTTCCCGGTGCGTTGTGGCTGCAGGTGCGTGACATCGGGGCGACCCAGGCCGAGCTGCAAAGCCGCGGGGTCTCGATCGCCCGCGAGGCGCGTCGGGAGCCGTGGGGTCTGCACGAGATGCATGTGACCGACCCTGACGGGATCACCCTGATCTTCGTCGAGGTTCCCGCCGATCACCCGCTGCGGCGCGACATCCGAGGCGAACTTCGCCGAACCTAGGGTGAACGGTTAGGTAACATCTGACGACGAGTCGAAATATACCTGCGTTTCAGCTACGTCTTTGATCGACAACGGAATACACCGAACAGCAGAATCAGGGCCTGTGACCATCGAGCTTTTCCTCTTGATCATCGTCGTCATCACGGCACTTGCGTTCGACTTCACCAACGGATTTCACGACACCGGCAACGCGATGGCCACCTCCATCGCCAGCGGCGCGCTGGCGCCCAAGGCGGCCGTGGCATTGTCCGCGGTGCTGAACCTGATCGGCGCGTTTCTGTCCACCGCCGTCGCGGCGACAATCGCCAAGGGCCTGATCGACTCCAACCTGGTGACCCTCGAGTTGGTGTTCGCCGGCCTGGTCGGCGGCATTGTGTGGAACCTGCTGACGTGGCTGTTGGGCATCCCGTCGAGCTCGTCGCACGCCCTGATCGGAGGCATCGTCGGGGCCACCATCGCCGCCGTCGGCGGGCACGGGGTGATCTGGCAGGGCGTAGTGTCCAAGGTGGTCATCCCCGCGATCGTGGCCGCGCTGCTGGCCATAGTCGTCGGGGCGATGGCCACCTGGACGGTCTACCGGTTTACGCGCGGTGTCCCGGAGAAGCGCACCGACACGGGGTTCAGGCGCGGCCAGATCGGCTCGGCGTCGCTGGTCTCGCTAGCGCACGGGACCAACGACGCGCAGAAGACGATGGGCGTGATCTTCCTGGCGCTGATGTCCTACGGTGCGGTCGGCAGGACCGCCGCCGTGCCGCCACTGTGGGTCATCGTGTCGTGCGCCATCGCGATGGCCGCAGGTACCTACCTCGGGGGCTGGCGGATCATCCGCACCCTGGGCAAGGGACTCGTCGAGATCAAGCCGCCGCAAGGCATGGCCGCCGAATCGTCCTCGGCCGCGGTGATTCTGCTCTCCGCCCACTTCGGCTACGCGCTGTCGACGACACAGGTCTGCACCGGTTCGGTTCTGGGCAGCGGGCTGGGCAAGCCCGGTGCCGAGGTGCGTTGGGGGGTTGCCGGCCGGATGGCGACCGCGTGGCTGGTCACGCTTCCGTTGGCCGGGTTCGTCGGGGCGGTCACCTACTGGATCGTGCACCTCATCGGCGGATATCCGGGCGCGATGATCGGCTTCTCACTGTTGGTCGCGGCCGCAGTTGCCATCTACCTGCGGTCGCGCCAGGTCAAGGTCGACCACAACAACGTCAACGCCGAATGGGAGGGCAGCCTGACCGCCGGGCTCGAAGGCTGGGACGGCCGTAGGGCACCCTCCGACATGGGCCCTAAAATGGGCACCCGCTCGCCCCGGTTCGGCCCGGACGACGACACGATCAGCGCGGGAATCGTTTCATGAGCGCCTGGTTCAACTACGACGCCACCCTGAAGATCCTGCTCTTCAGCCTGCTGGCCGGTGCCGCGCTGCCGGCGCTGTTCGCACTCGGGGTGCGGCTGCAGGCTGCCGGCGCCGGCGACATCAGGGCCGGCGGCGGCGCGCCACATCGCAACCCGGTCCTCGTCGCGATCGCCTGGGCGATCTACGCCGTGGTTCTTGCGGTGATCATCATCGGGGTGCTCTATATTGCGCGGGATTTCATCGCGCATCACACCGGCTGGGCTTTCCTTGGAGCCAAACCCAAGTAATGTCAAATGTGTCCATGACATAGGGTTTGTCGGGGGTCCCGAGGGGAAGTTGCAAACAGCGTGAACCGATTCCTCACCTCGATCGTCTCGTGGCTGCGCGCGGGCTATCCGGATGGCATTCCGCCGACGGACACCTTCGCGGTGCTCGCGCTGCTGGCCCGCCGATTGACCAACGACGAAGTCCAGGCCGTCGCCAACGAGCTGATGCGGCGCGGCGAGTTCGACCAGATCGACATCGGTGTGGTGATCACCCAATTCACCGACGATCTGCCGTCGCCGGAGGACATCGAGCGAGTGCGGACGCGGTTGGCCGCCAAGGGCTGGCCCCTCGATGCGGCTCGCGACACCGAGGACCACACATA
This is a stretch of genomic DNA from Mycobacterium lacus. It encodes these proteins:
- a CDS encoding inorganic phosphate transporter — protein: MTIELFLLIIVVITALAFDFTNGFHDTGNAMATSIASGALAPKAAVALSAVLNLIGAFLSTAVAATIAKGLIDSNLVTLELVFAGLVGGIVWNLLTWLLGIPSSSSHALIGGIVGATIAAVGGHGVIWQGVVSKVVIPAIVAALLAIVVGAMATWTVYRFTRGVPEKRTDTGFRRGQIGSASLVSLAHGTNDAQKTMGVIFLALMSYGAVGRTAAVPPLWVIVSCAIAMAAGTYLGGWRIIRTLGKGLVEIKPPQGMAAESSSAAVILLSAHFGYALSTTQVCTGSVLGSGLGKPGAEVRWGVAGRMATAWLVTLPLAGFVGAVTYWIVHLIGGYPGAMIGFSLLVAAAVAIYLRSRQVKVDHNNVNAEWEGSLTAGLEGWDGRRAPSDMGPKMGTRSPRFGPDDDTISAGIVS
- a CDS encoding DUF3349 domain-containing protein, translating into MNRFLTSIVSWLRAGYPDGIPPTDTFAVLALLARRLTNDEVQAVANELMRRGEFDQIDIGVVITQFTDDLPSPEDIERVRTRLAAKGWPLDAARDTEDHT